The DNA region CAGGCCGACAGTCCCAGACCGTAGTCCAGCCCCAGCACGCCCTTATGACGGCAGCTCTGCCTCCAGCACTCGCAGCAGGGCGCGCAGGCTCCTTATGGCCGTGAGGTAGGTCATCTGCAGGGCGTAGTTCGCATCCCCCTTGTGCCTGAGGATGCCCAGCTGAGGCATCGACAGCAGCTGCATTGCCTGCGCTATCTCCTCGAGGGTGTACCTCCTGTCTTGCCCTCGAATCTTGAGATAGTACAGGATGCTATCCGGCGTGACCGGCGGGTGGATCTCCGTCCGATAGAACTCACCTATGAGCTTGATTATGTCCGGCAGCAGCCGCTGCAGGCGCGCCATCTCCTCAGCACGAGCCTGCAGGATCCGCAGCGGTGCGTCGGGATCGCCCGGGTGGGAGAACAGCTCCCGCAGGTCCTCCAGGGAGAAGGGGGGTACGGGCGTGCATGCGGACGATCTCTGCAAGGTCTCGAGCAGTTACAAGGGCCACCTGCTTTTCCCTCGCGTTCTCAAGTAGATCCCCACCCGCGAAGCCAGGGGCGACGATGAGGGTGTGCGCTGCTTGGTGCATCTCGCGGTGCTTGGAGAGGGCCATCCAGTCGATCGCCGCGTTGGCCACGCGCTCGTGCCGGCTCGACTTCGCGTCCACGATCGCTCTATAGGCATTCTTCCCCAGTGGGGCAAACACTAACACGTCGGTATCTCCGGATCCGCTCTTGTGCTCGACCTGAAATCCCAGGAAGCTGAAGGCATCGACCACAGCCTCCTCGAGGAGCCTGGAGCTCTCGCTATTGCGGGCATGGGAGAGGAGCCTGCCTGCAAGCTGCTCCACCTCGTCCGGCTCTGTCCCTGCCCCCGGGCCGGCCTCAGCAGGCGTGGGAGCACGTAGCTCCCCAACGACCGCTTCTTCTGCTTCGTCGACGCCCACCAAAGAGGACTCCCTCGAGGCATCCTCCAGGCGGCCCGGCATGTTGAGCGCGGGGAGTTGCCCCGCGTCCAGCACACGGGACCTGTCGCGTGCAGCTTCCTTCAGGGCCTCCACTATGACCCTGGCATCTTCGGGCCTTATTTGTGCGGGAGAGGTACGGAAATACCCAGTCCATGCATGCGGGTTCGTAGAGCTACGAAAGTACGATAGCCGATCCCTGAGGCTCTTTATCGGCACGCCGTGGTCGGGATGGAGGGTCACGATCGGTTCAACCGGCAGGCGGCTGGGGAAGATCTGCGAGCTCCAGATAACCGCGTCGTCCTGGTAGGGTTCTCCGGTCACCCGCAGCAGGCCGACGTAGGAAGAGGCTCCTGTCAGGTAGCAGATGAGCATGTCTCCAGGACTGATCCTTCGTACAGTCGCCCACCTGTGCTGGGGAAATCCCGCCACTCTGAAGCCGTGCTGGGCGCACTCCAACCAGGTCTCCCGCGTGAACAGGCTCAGCCAATAGTTCGTAGCGCCCTCGTCTATCCTTATCA from Thermobaculum terrenum ATCC BAA-798 includes:
- a CDS encoding restriction endonuclease encodes the protein MIRIDEGATNYWLSLFTRETWLECAQHGFRVAGFPQHRWATVRRISPGDMLICYLTGASSYVGLLRVTGEPYQDDAVIWSSQIFPSRLPVEPIVTLHPDHGVPIKSLRDRLSYFRSSTNPHAWTGYFRTSPAQIRPEDARVIVEALKEAARDRSRVLDAGQLPALNMPGRLEDASRESSLVGVDEAEEAVVGELRAPTPAEAGPGAGTEPDEVEQLAGRLLSHARNSESSRLLEEAVVDAFSFLGFQVEHKSGSGDTDVLVFAPLGKNAYRAIVDAKSSRHERVANAAIDWMALSKHREMHQAAHTLIVAPGFAGGDLLENAREKQVALVTARDLAEIVRMHARTPLLPGGPAGAVLPPGRSRRTAADPAGSC